One window from the genome of Pseudoalteromonas sp. '520P1 No. 423' encodes:
- the cysE gene encoding serine O-acetyltransferase has translation MRYEVWEQLRVEATALVKKEPLLASHVYSCVLNHECLGSALSFIVANKLSDAVVSPFTFRELFDQAFVDCDRMLTFVATDIKAVTERDPAAVNYLTVLLNLKGFQSIQVHRLAHCLWRQDRKELARFIQSRNSEVFGVDIHPACKVGKGIMFDHATGIVIGETAVIEDNVSILQSVTLGGTGNEQGDRHPKIREGVLIGAGAKVLGNIEVGAGAKVGSGSVVLNDVKPHTTVVGVPAKSVGKPDSQCPAKSMEQNFYEDEDSLSSSYL, from the coding sequence ATGCGTTATGAAGTTTGGGAACAATTAAGAGTTGAAGCAACTGCCTTAGTAAAAAAAGAACCACTTTTGGCAAGTCATGTATATTCATGTGTTTTAAACCATGAGTGTTTAGGATCTGCTTTGAGTTTTATTGTTGCCAATAAGTTATCTGATGCAGTGGTCTCTCCTTTCACTTTTAGAGAGTTATTTGATCAGGCTTTTGTTGATTGTGATCGCATGCTGACTTTTGTTGCAACTGATATTAAAGCGGTAACAGAGCGAGATCCTGCAGCGGTTAATTATTTAACTGTTCTACTGAACCTTAAAGGGTTTCAATCAATTCAAGTACACAGATTAGCACACTGTTTATGGCGCCAAGACCGTAAAGAACTCGCTCGTTTTATTCAAAGCCGCAACTCAGAAGTGTTCGGTGTTGATATTCATCCTGCCTGTAAAGTAGGTAAAGGCATAATGTTTGACCATGCAACAGGTATTGTTATTGGCGAAACAGCTGTTATTGAAGACAACGTATCGATTCTACAGTCCGTTACTTTAGGCGGTACAGGTAATGAGCAAGGCGATCGACATCCTAAAATCCGTGAAGGTGTATTAATTGGTGCAGGCGCTAAAGTATTAGGCAATATTGAAGTAGGTGCGGGTGCTAAAGTTGGTTCAGGTTCTGTTGTACTAAATGATGTTAAACCACATACAACAGTAGTCGGTGTACCTGCTAAATCAGTTGGTAAACCAGATTCTCAATGCCCAGCTAAATCTATGGAACAAAATTTTTATGAAGATGAAGATTCATTATCAAGTTCATATTTGTAA
- a CDS encoding response regulator transcription factor yields MIPILALSGKLNSTQRIDALKKGANDFITKPVI; encoded by the coding sequence TTGATCCCAATTTTAGCGCTATCGGGAAAACTCAATTCAACACAACGCATTGATGCATTAAAAAAAGGTGCAAACGACTTCATCACTAAACCTGTGATCTAA
- a CDS encoding GGDEF domain-containing protein: MQVKHQQHALEQVAMTDHLTGLYNRHFLMPFLEKALVLAKRQSHDVSLVMIDLDNFKPINDQLGHDAGDELLIAVANILQAETRVEN, from the coding sequence TTGCAAGTAAAACACCAGCAACATGCATTAGAACAAGTCGCTATGACAGATCATCTAACTGGCTTATATAACCGCCACTTTTTAATGCCATTTTTAGAAAAAGCCCTGGTGCTCGCAAAACGACAAAGTCATGACGTCAGCTTAGTTATGATTGATTTAGATAACTTTAAACCTATAAACGATCAACTTGGACATGATGCAGGAGATGAATTACTGATCGCTGTCGCCAATATATTGCAAGCTGAAACACGTGTAGAAAACTAA
- a CDS encoding pitrilysin family protein has product MKFKVLASAMAVSMALSGCVFHIDANNRDNNDNSAQASSQQTASVKATKQSNNKVFAQDYVLEELSNGLKVMVVKTDYPDVVSLQIPVSVGSRDEVEVGKTGFAHFFEHMMFKGSEKYPQEVYSDILKNSGVDNRAYTTNDYTNYHLNFSKEHLAKVLEIEADIFQNLSYTEEQFRTEAQTVKGEYLKNNASPIRKLLSAVRKEAFDTHTYKHTTMGFFEDIQAMPDQMEYGQKFFENFYVPKNVSLVIVGDVDPAQTMQLVKQTWGQWQAKGVDAVVPAEPKQTAPKYIHEKNDGLPGHWLLVSYKGTAWQPKQKDRAGLDLISQLYFSENSDLYQELVVEKQIASQMFTYNPETKDEGLLHVFVKVDKESDLAVARDLINDTYAQVRTELVNADKLANLKSNLKYSFINGLDSSQSIASTLASYMHFERDPEVINQLYASSDAITAQDIKTIANKYFVDSSRTTVTMSDLKTVSGFEQEVDLNTAVTALNNKPTKRYFNVLDKTNDSPLVDVNFLFYTGAAADPQGKKGLAALTANMISQGGSESRSYKEIKKAMYPLAGSFSAQLDKEMMSFSGRVHKNNADTWYALISDQLLNPGWREDDFKRIKKEMIDGIKSGLKASNDEELGKEVLYAKLYENHVYESYNYGDLSDLEAITLADVKAFYKAELTQAKLNVGITGAMPKKLKQDMFTDLMSLPKGDESRLTVADAPKLVGHHATIVEKSAKSTAVSFGFPIDTIRSDKDWTALWLVRSYFGEHRSSNSFLYQRIRQTRGMNYGDYSYIEYFPRGMYQTKPDANLGRSEQIFQIWLRPLRSNNDAHFATRTALFELDNLIKEGMTQESFEATRNFLTNFVPQMVASQDKQLGYALDSQFYKTDEFVSYVRKQIESLTVEDINRVIKENLQIDNIQYVFITGDGKDMQKRLASEQVSPLKYNTDKPAELIAEDKIIESYKLSIPKKNIEVLAIDDVFK; this is encoded by the coding sequence ATGAAATTTAAAGTACTGGCATCTGCAATGGCTGTGTCTATGGCGTTATCGGGTTGTGTATTCCATATTGATGCAAATAATCGTGATAATAATGACAACTCTGCACAGGCTTCATCACAACAAACAGCAAGTGTAAAAGCCACTAAGCAGTCAAACAATAAAGTTTTTGCACAAGATTATGTATTAGAAGAGTTATCAAATGGCTTAAAGGTTATGGTAGTTAAAACTGATTACCCGGACGTTGTGTCATTACAAATTCCAGTATCTGTTGGTTCTCGTGATGAAGTAGAAGTTGGCAAAACAGGCTTTGCTCACTTTTTTGAGCATATGATGTTTAAAGGTTCAGAAAAATATCCGCAAGAAGTCTATTCAGATATTTTGAAAAACTCAGGTGTTGATAACCGCGCTTATACAACAAATGATTATACAAACTACCATTTAAACTTTTCAAAAGAGCATTTAGCTAAAGTATTAGAAATAGAAGCTGATATCTTTCAAAATTTATCTTATACAGAAGAGCAATTTAGAACAGAAGCTCAAACGGTTAAAGGCGAATATTTAAAGAATAATGCAAGCCCAATTCGTAAATTGTTATCAGCTGTACGCAAAGAAGCATTTGATACCCATACATACAAACATACTACTATGGGTTTTTTTGAAGATATTCAAGCAATGCCAGATCAAATGGAATATGGTCAAAAGTTCTTTGAAAATTTCTATGTGCCAAAAAATGTATCATTAGTTATTGTAGGTGATGTAGATCCTGCTCAAACTATGCAATTAGTTAAACAAACTTGGGGGCAGTGGCAAGCAAAGGGCGTAGATGCTGTTGTACCAGCAGAGCCTAAACAAACTGCGCCTAAATACATTCACGAAAAAAATGATGGCTTACCTGGTCATTGGTTATTAGTGTCTTACAAAGGTACGGCTTGGCAGCCTAAGCAAAAAGACAGAGCGGGCTTAGATTTAATCTCTCAACTTTATTTTTCTGAAAATTCAGATTTATATCAAGAGCTAGTAGTAGAAAAACAAATTGCCAGCCAAATGTTTACTTATAATCCAGAAACCAAAGATGAAGGCTTATTACACGTATTTGTGAAGGTAGATAAAGAGTCTGATTTAGCGGTAGCACGAGATTTAATCAATGATACGTATGCACAAGTGCGTACTGAGTTAGTGAATGCTGATAAGTTAGCTAACTTGAAGTCTAACTTAAAATATAGCTTTATAAATGGTTTAGATTCATCTCAATCAATTGCTTCAACACTTGCAAGTTATATGCATTTTGAGCGTGATCCTGAAGTGATTAATCAGCTTTACGCTAGTTCAGATGCAATAACAGCGCAAGATATTAAAACTATCGCAAATAAATATTTTGTAGATAGTAGTCGTACAACCGTGACTATGTCTGATTTAAAAACGGTATCAGGGTTTGAGCAAGAAGTTGATTTAAATACAGCAGTAACGGCTTTAAATAACAAACCAACAAAACGTTACTTTAATGTATTAGATAAAACAAATGACTCACCTTTAGTTGATGTGAACTTTTTATTTTACACCGGCGCGGCTGCAGATCCACAAGGTAAAAAAGGCTTAGCTGCATTAACCGCTAATATGATTTCACAAGGTGGCTCAGAGTCTCGTAGCTATAAAGAAATCAAAAAAGCCATGTATCCATTGGCTGGCAGTTTTTCTGCTCAATTAGATAAGGAAATGATGTCTTTTTCTGGTAGAGTGCATAAAAATAATGCTGATACTTGGTATGCATTAATTAGCGATCAATTATTAAATCCAGGCTGGCGTGAAGATGATTTTAAACGCATCAAAAAAGAAATGATCGATGGCATTAAGTCAGGTCTAAAAGCCTCTAATGATGAAGAGTTAGGCAAAGAAGTGCTTTACGCTAAACTTTATGAAAACCATGTATATGAAAGTTATAACTATGGTGATTTATCGGATTTAGAAGCGATCACTTTAGCAGATGTTAAGGCTTTTTATAAAGCAGAGTTAACACAAGCTAAATTAAACGTCGGTATTACAGGTGCGATGCCTAAGAAATTGAAACAAGACATGTTTACAGATTTAATGAGCCTGCCTAAAGGTGATGAATCTAGATTAACAGTGGCAGATGCACCTAAATTAGTTGGCCATCATGCAACTATCGTTGAAAAGTCAGCTAAATCGACAGCTGTATCATTTGGTTTCCCTATTGATACCATTCGTAGTGATAAAGACTGGACAGCACTTTGGTTAGTACGCTCGTATTTTGGTGAACATAGAAGCTCTAATAGCTTCTTATATCAAAGAATTCGTCAAACGCGTGGTATGAACTATGGTGATTACTCTTATATTGAATATTTCCCTCGTGGTATGTATCAAACAAAGCCTGATGCTAATTTAGGGCGCTCTGAACAAATCTTCCAAATTTGGCTAAGACCATTACGTTCAAATAATGATGCTCATTTTGCAACACGTACTGCTTTATTTGAATTAGACAACTTAATAAAAGAAGGTATGACACAAGAAAGTTTTGAAGCAACTCGTAATTTCTTAACTAACTTTGTACCACAAATGGTTGCTAGCCAAGATAAACAGTTAGGTTATGCGCTCGATAGCCAGTTCTATAAAACGGATGAGTTTGTATCTTATGTACGTAAACAAATAGAATCTCTAACAGTTGAAGATATAAACCGTGTAATAAAAGAGAACTTACAAATTGATAATATTCAATACGTATTTATTACGGGTGATGGTAAAGATATGCAAAAACGCTTAGCGTCTGAGCAGGTTTCACCTTTAAAATATAATACTGATAAACCAGCTGAACTTATCGCTGAAGATAAGATCATTGAAAGTTATAAACTGAGTATTCCTAAAAAGAATATTGAAGTATTAGCAATAGATGATGTTTTTAAATAA
- a CDS encoding methylenetetrahydrofolate reductase, with product MALSLKQKIQDPKQGVYLIGTTPPKMGTDKAQLETIANKLLDRLHEIEYDGVIIYDIQDESSRTAVPRPFPFKQTIDPREYSQLISKLSELDVITYKSVAQRDENEFNAWLDETAEKFKLKNLVLVGSPSSSGDIKLSLPNAYKTLANHKSKVFLGGVTIAERHASKRNEHDRLLEKIDQGCEFFISQAVYNAQETIDLITSYSRSCRHKGITPKRIILTFTPCGGEKTLDFMKWLGISVPEATKWRILDSSDSLNESIRICRDNLNQILQSCAHLDVPLGLNIESLTNRKEEIDASINLYRLLKATMELNLAEKQIA from the coding sequence ATGGCTTTATCATTAAAACAGAAAATTCAAGACCCAAAGCAAGGTGTATATCTGATCGGTACTACTCCACCAAAAATGGGCACTGATAAAGCACAACTAGAAACCATAGCTAATAAACTATTAGATCGTTTACATGAAATTGAATACGATGGCGTGATCATTTACGACATCCAAGATGAAAGTAGTCGAACAGCTGTACCACGCCCATTCCCGTTTAAACAAACAATTGATCCGCGTGAATATAGCCAACTTATTAGCAAATTATCTGAATTAGACGTGATTACATACAAAAGTGTGGCTCAACGTGATGAAAATGAGTTTAACGCTTGGTTAGATGAAACCGCAGAAAAATTCAAACTTAAAAATTTAGTATTAGTAGGTAGTCCATCTTCTAGTGGAGATATCAAACTGAGCCTACCGAATGCGTATAAAACATTAGCAAACCACAAAAGTAAAGTATTTTTAGGTGGCGTTACAATTGCCGAACGTCACGCAAGCAAACGCAATGAACATGACCGTTTATTAGAAAAAATCGATCAAGGTTGTGAGTTTTTTATTTCTCAAGCAGTTTACAATGCACAAGAAACAATTGATTTAATCACGAGTTATTCAAGAAGCTGTCGTCATAAAGGGATCACGCCAAAACGTATTATTCTAACTTTCACGCCATGTGGTGGTGAAAAGACGTTAGATTTCATGAAGTGGTTAGGCATTTCAGTGCCTGAAGCTACAAAGTGGCGTATATTAGATTCAAGTGATTCATTAAATGAATCTATTAGGATCTGTCGTGACAATCTAAACCAAATTTTACAAAGCTGCGCACACTTAGATGTGCCATTAGGTTTAAACATAGAAAGTTTAACAAATCGTAAAGAAGAGATAGATGCCTCTATTAATCTTTACCGCTTATTAAAAGCAACGATGGAATTAAACCTAGCTGAAAAACAAATCGCTTAA
- a CDS encoding alpha/beta hydrolase, translating into MRQFKFISLIILLTVSLAAQAKNIEIGQTHHLDSQILKQNRPFSVYLPPSYNKKPNKTYPVIYALDGDLTRFKGLVGMVESLSSYNLEQQIEEHIIVALPNVGSREQYLTPSIAEFTFEGKLLDDLGKVGDANKLIAFINKELFPYMANNFRVNNKRTLIGESFAGLFTAHVLLSQPELFTHYLITDATYIWHDNYLNRVYSEKDLENVSAKIYFALANNSHLGKIGKTNYQWGLTFANKVKNTKNLTPSVKVDYFEQERHGTVGMLAWYHGLRFLHHKDNY; encoded by the coding sequence GTGCGTCAATTTAAGTTTATTTCATTAATCATTTTATTAACCGTTTCTCTAGCTGCCCAAGCTAAGAATATTGAAATTGGTCAAACCCATCATTTAGATTCTCAAATATTAAAACAAAACCGCCCATTCTCTGTTTATTTACCTCCGTCATATAATAAAAAACCAAATAAAACCTACCCTGTGATTTACGCATTAGACGGCGATTTAACCCGTTTTAAAGGTTTAGTGGGTATGGTTGAGTCGTTAAGCTCTTATAACTTAGAACAACAAATTGAGGAGCATATTATTGTTGCACTCCCTAATGTCGGTTCTCGAGAGCAATATCTCACACCTAGCATTGCCGAATTTACATTTGAGGGGAAGTTATTAGATGATTTAGGTAAGGTAGGTGATGCTAATAAACTGATCGCCTTCATTAATAAAGAACTATTTCCCTATATGGCAAATAACTTTCGTGTAAATAATAAGCGCACATTAATTGGTGAATCTTTTGCAGGCTTATTTACTGCCCATGTATTATTGAGTCAACCTGAATTATTTACCCACTACTTGATCACAGATGCGACTTATATTTGGCATGATAATTACCTAAATCGTGTTTATTCTGAAAAAGATTTAGAAAACGTATCAGCTAAAATATATTTTGCATTAGCTAATAACTCACATCTTGGAAAAATTGGTAAAACAAATTATCAATGGGGTTTAACATTTGCCAACAAAGTAAAAAATACTAAAAACTTAACGCCAAGTGTAAAAGTAGATTACTTTGAACAAGAAAGGCATGGAACTGTTGGTATGTTAGCTTGGTACCATGGTTTAAGGTTTTTACACCACAAAGATAACTATTAA
- a CDS encoding peptidase domain-containing ABC transporter, whose amino-acid sequence MSLNDTNPASKLQFWHRKKLPLILQSEATECGLACLAMVAGYHGYQSDLLSMRQQFSLSLEGATLLDIMQFSEKLSLTSRPLRIELDDLEDLQTPCILHWDLNHFVVLKSANAKSIVIYDPASGEKRLSLAEASNHFTGIALELTPTKEFTLKEKPPSLKFSDFWQKITGLKSSLILIFVLSLLLQVFALATPYYIQLVIDDVILTADTSLLTVLGIGFGLVLIFEIVTNSLRGFTLLHFGSLMNIQLGANLFHHLVRLPLNYFEKRHMGDVVSRFGSLQQVKELLTTGVIETIIDGLMAIITLVMIFFYSPLLSAVVVIAVTFYAVLRILMYRPFRNITEQEIIARAEEHSNFMETVRAIQTIKLFGSEVKREGQWQNRYANAINQNIRLGHFQISYAGINRLLFGLENIIVIYLAASLVIQGGFSTGMLFAFMAYKQQFMDKTAKLIEKLIEFKMLSLHFERLADIALTEKEPLLGDNIKPHNIKGKILLKNVSFKYSDATPNVIDDLSMEISPGESVAITGPSGCGKSTLLKLMLGLNHHNSGDILIDDIPLNQLGPSQYRQQIAAVMQNDELLSGSVADNIAFFDTPIDMERVVYCAELAAIHDDISKMPMGYDSLIGDMGSSLSGGQKQRLILARALYKQPKILFMDEATSHLDTTLESDINQAIKQLDITRVIIAHRKETIASADREIKLIKGNEISKVVEKA is encoded by the coding sequence ATGTCTTTAAATGACACAAATCCAGCGAGTAAATTACAATTTTGGCACCGCAAGAAACTGCCTTTAATTTTACAATCTGAGGCAACTGAATGCGGATTAGCGTGTTTAGCTATGGTTGCGGGATATCATGGTTATCAAAGTGATTTATTATCCATGCGTCAGCAATTCAGTCTATCACTAGAAGGCGCTACGTTACTTGATATAATGCAGTTTTCAGAGAAGTTATCGTTAACTTCAAGACCTTTACGAATTGAATTAGATGATCTTGAAGATTTGCAAACACCTTGTATTTTACATTGGGATTTGAATCATTTTGTGGTTTTAAAATCGGCAAATGCAAAGTCTATTGTGATATATGATCCCGCAAGTGGCGAAAAACGTTTAAGTTTAGCTGAAGCTTCAAATCACTTTACTGGCATAGCTCTTGAGCTGACACCAACAAAAGAGTTTACACTTAAAGAAAAACCGCCAAGCTTAAAGTTTTCAGATTTTTGGCAAAAAATAACAGGACTTAAAAGTTCTCTTATTTTGATTTTTGTTTTATCACTGTTACTGCAAGTTTTTGCTTTAGCAACACCTTATTATATTCAACTAGTCATTGATGATGTTATTTTAACTGCAGATACCTCCTTACTCACTGTATTGGGTATTGGCTTTGGTTTAGTGCTTATCTTTGAAATTGTTACCAATAGTCTCAGGGGATTTACTTTATTACATTTTGGTAGCTTGATGAATATCCAGTTGGGTGCAAATTTGTTTCATCATCTGGTTCGTTTGCCGCTAAATTATTTTGAGAAACGACATATGGGTGATGTTGTTTCACGGTTTGGATCATTACAGCAAGTTAAAGAGTTACTGACAACAGGAGTAATAGAAACCATAATCGATGGCTTGATGGCAATTATTACCCTTGTAATGATTTTCTTTTACAGTCCTTTGCTTTCTGCAGTTGTAGTCATCGCAGTCACTTTTTATGCGGTTTTAAGAATATTAATGTATCGACCTTTTCGAAATATAACCGAACAGGAGATTATAGCTCGAGCCGAGGAACATAGTAACTTTATGGAAACAGTCAGGGCGATCCAGACCATAAAATTATTTGGTTCTGAAGTTAAACGTGAAGGGCAATGGCAAAATCGGTACGCCAATGCGATAAATCAAAACATTCGTCTGGGACACTTTCAAATATCATATGCTGGGATAAATCGATTATTATTTGGTTTGGAAAATATAATAGTTATCTATCTTGCCGCGTCTTTAGTAATTCAAGGAGGGTTTAGTACAGGGATGCTATTTGCCTTTATGGCTTATAAACAGCAGTTTATGGATAAAACAGCGAAACTTATTGAAAAATTAATTGAATTTAAAATGCTGAGCTTACATTTTGAACGTTTAGCTGATATCGCTTTAACAGAGAAGGAGCCGTTGCTAGGTGACAATATTAAGCCGCATAATATTAAAGGCAAAATATTACTAAAGAACGTGTCGTTTAAATACAGCGACGCCACTCCTAATGTTATTGATGACCTTAGCATGGAAATAAGCCCTGGTGAATCAGTTGCGATTACCGGTCCTTCAGGTTGTGGGAAATCTACTTTATTAAAATTGATGTTAGGTTTAAATCATCATAATAGCGGTGATATCCTCATTGATGATATTCCACTAAATCAATTAGGACCTAGTCAATATCGTCAACAAATAGCTGCGGTAATGCAAAATGATGAGTTATTATCAGGCTCTGTTGCTGATAATATTGCTTTTTTTGATACACCAATTGATATGGAGCGTGTAGTCTATTGTGCTGAATTAGCCGCGATACATGATGATATAAGTAAAATGCCGATGGGGTACGATAGTTTAATTGGCGATATGGGGTCTAGTTTATCTGGTGGCCAAAAACAACGGTTAATCTTAGCAAGAGCTTTATATAAACAACCAAAAATATTATTTATGGATGAAGCTACTAGTCATTTAGATACAACTCTTGAATCAGATATCAATCAGGCAATAAAACAGTTAGATATAACCCGTGTGATCATAGCGCATAGAAAAGAGACGATAGCTTCAGCTGATAGAGAAATAAAACTAATAAAAGGGAATGAAATATCAAAGGTTGTTGAGAAAGCTTGA
- a CDS encoding HlyD family efflux transporter periplasmic adaptor subunit: MEQLFRQEVINKRKYRLSGVVSLVQPPVFKYLTLLILTIVIISIVFLTLGSYTRKETVSGILQPDAGLLKLKAPQIGVITELLVREGQKVKKGDALLRIKSEKHGVKGLELNQSIIKQYEFQINILKSQLTKQRLKHTFEIQALKNNYKDAVKRLAQLELQSDIFNERVVINKEIVDQVSKLAGTGYISDLELKKQQDSLLSLNQQVARIDSERLSIQNQREQFNNQLSQLPINQAKENNLLESQIAQLESQLLTTQQQRLSELRSPANGIVTGLIAKTGKSVNLNQNLLNILPENSKMQAVIYIPTSAFGFIEIDQKTRLRYHAFPYQKYGIYEGVISQISANVILPDETDIPGLITLPSYRVVVSLKTQDIQAYGKNIPLRSGMRLDADIVIEQRSLVRWLFDPVFSIQGQL, encoded by the coding sequence ATGGAACAGTTATTCAGACAAGAAGTAATAAATAAAAGAAAATACCGATTATCTGGGGTTGTGAGCTTAGTACAACCTCCGGTATTTAAGTATTTGACTTTATTAATATTAACGATTGTTATCATTAGTATCGTATTTTTAACTTTAGGCAGTTATACCCGAAAAGAAACGGTATCAGGTATTTTGCAACCAGATGCTGGTCTGCTAAAGCTAAAAGCACCCCAAATAGGTGTTATTACAGAGCTTTTAGTAAGAGAAGGCCAAAAAGTTAAAAAAGGTGATGCTTTATTACGTATAAAATCTGAAAAACATGGCGTTAAGGGATTAGAGTTAAATCAATCCATTATTAAGCAATATGAATTTCAAATAAATATTTTAAAATCGCAATTAACAAAACAAAGGCTTAAACATACTTTTGAAATACAAGCGTTGAAGAATAATTACAAAGATGCAGTTAAACGGTTAGCTCAACTCGAATTACAAAGTGATATTTTTAATGAGCGTGTTGTTATAAATAAAGAAATCGTTGATCAAGTAAGTAAACTTGCTGGAACGGGTTATATATCTGATCTCGAACTTAAAAAACAACAAGACAGTTTATTATCTTTAAATCAACAAGTTGCTAGAATTGATTCAGAACGATTATCAATACAAAATCAAAGGGAACAATTTAATAATCAGCTATCTCAATTACCAATAAACCAGGCAAAAGAAAATAATTTATTGGAAAGTCAAATAGCACAATTAGAGTCTCAATTACTCACAACGCAACAGCAAAGGTTAAGTGAATTAAGATCGCCAGCGAATGGTATTGTGACAGGTTTGATTGCAAAAACGGGCAAGTCAGTCAATTTAAACCAAAATTTATTAAATATTCTACCTGAAAACAGCAAGATGCAGGCTGTTATTTATATTCCAACTTCAGCATTTGGTTTTATTGAAATAGACCAAAAAACAAGGTTAAGATATCACGCATTTCCTTATCAAAAATATGGTATATATGAAGGTGTGATCTCACAAATAAGTGCAAATGTTATTTTACCCGATGAAACGGATATACCAGGATTAATCACTTTACCTTCATATCGTGTTGTTGTTTCATTAAAAACTCAAGATATCCAGGCTTATGGAAAAAATATTCCACTTCGCTCGGGTATGAGGTTAGATGCTGATATTGTGATTGAGCAGCGCTCTTTAGTACGTTGGTTATTTGATCCTGTTTTTAGTATTCAAGGCCAGTTGTAA